A single genomic interval of Ruminococcus sp. NK3A76 harbors:
- a CDS encoding DUF4956 domain-containing protein → MLDSIFSTVLDTTTTSSGTTVNLTASSFFICTFTAVALGIIIAAAFRFRNKMTKGFTITLALMPAVVELVIMLVNGNLGTGIAVMGAFSLVRFRSVPGSAKDICAIFISMAAGLAAATGYIAVAFVFTVFICLLNILYTMIPLDKNASDQKTLKVTIPEGLDYTNIFDDLFEKYLTEHTLDSVKTTNMGSLFKLDYTIKAKSLEDEKKLIDEIRTRNGNLEISLLRKQFDFREEL, encoded by the coding sequence GTGCTTGATAGTATTTTCAGTACTGTACTTGATACGACAACAACATCTTCGGGAACGACCGTGAATCTGACTGCATCGTCATTCTTTATATGCACTTTCACGGCAGTCGCTCTCGGTATAATAATAGCGGCGGCTTTCAGATTCCGCAACAAGATGACCAAGGGCTTTACGATAACCTTAGCTCTCATGCCGGCAGTAGTCGAGCTTGTTATAATGCTTGTCAACGGCAACCTCGGCACAGGCATCGCAGTTATGGGTGCTTTCTCGCTCGTGCGCTTCCGTTCAGTTCCCGGTTCGGCTAAGGATATATGCGCAATATTTATCTCAATGGCAGCAGGCCTTGCAGCAGCAACAGGATATATAGCTGTGGCATTCGTCTTCACAGTATTTATCTGCCTGCTCAATATCCTCTACACAATGATACCTCTTGACAAGAACGCATCAGATCAGAAGACCCTTAAGGTGACTATCCCCGAGGGACTTGATTATACAAATATATTCGACGACCTTTTTGAAAAGTATTTAACAGAACACACACTCGACAGCGTAAAGACAACAAACATGGGCAGTCTCTTCAAGCTCGATTATACAATTAAAGCAAAGAGTCTTGAAGACGAGAAAAAGCTCATAGACGAGATAAGAACAAGAAACGGCAACCTGGAGATATCGCTTTTAAGAAAGCAGTTCGACTTCAGAGAGGAGCTTTGA
- a CDS encoding carbohydrate-binding domain-containing protein, producing the protein MRYRKILAFALALTVMAMSLAGCSKSDSSSAPEESSSKVQISSKETDIDDTILQLDLDFTANDLDVGYDASSATTILYEAETPTVTGEGAQAEDRSVRITAAGCYIITGCQSNGQIIIDADKEDKIQLVLDDVDLNCEKGAVIYVKSAEKVFLTLADGTHNRLADTGAEYDADGDINPDAVIFSKEDLTINGTGSLTVEAGYKHGIVSKDDLVIAGGTVEVTAAKTAIEGKDSVKIADGSFKINAGTNGIVSSNEEDSSKGFVYIAGGSFDITAGTDGIQAQTLLTIEDGEYNIVTGGGSANATKKTNDLGGKGGGFQMPDGKDFQMPEDGDFKKPDGDFQLPDGEIPQMPDGEMPQLPDGEMPQMPDGNFPQRPDGNRKDSGKVTQQTDGDSTGSIKDKLETTANDKQTDTADTQAKDADLTDSESRKGLKGGSGIAISGGKFTIDSADDTLHTSGSAVISGGSFDLSSGDDGIHADEIIEISSGTVNIIKSYEGVEARYININGGSVTVNASDDGFNASDGSGGGFGGFGAKQATDSADTPYLKITNGKVYVNANGDGLDSNGNILIEGGDVTVDGPTNGGNGALDKGDGNYSLKVTGGTLAAFGAQGMEEGFTDDSTQVSLLHNFTSSVAAGTEVTVKDEDGNVIATYTPAKTWQSMAFTSDKLVQGKTYTLTAGDQSETVTLDSINTSNSTGGFGGFGGGQGGGRRH; encoded by the coding sequence ATGAGATATAGAAAAATATTAGCTTTTGCGCTCGCCCTTACAGTCATGGCGATGAGCCTTGCAGGCTGCTCAAAGTCTGACAGCTCGTCAGCCCCGGAGGAGAGCAGCTCAAAGGTGCAGATAAGCTCAAAGGAAACAGATATAGACGACACTATCTTACAGCTTGACCTTGATTTTACAGCTAACGACCTTGATGTAGGGTATGATGCATCATCTGCCACAACGATCCTTTATGAGGCCGAGACCCCGACCGTGACAGGCGAGGGAGCTCAGGCAGAAGACAGGAGCGTCAGGATAACTGCGGCAGGCTGTTATATTATCACCGGCTGCCAGAGCAACGGGCAGATAATAATAGATGCTGATAAGGAAGATAAGATACAGCTCGTGCTCGATGATGTTGACCTTAACTGTGAGAAGGGCGCAGTGATATATGTAAAGAGCGCTGAAAAGGTGTTCCTGACACTTGCAGACGGCACGCATAACCGCCTTGCAGATACAGGCGCCGAGTATGATGCAGACGGCGATATAAACCCCGACGCAGTCATATTCTCAAAGGAAGACCTGACTATTAACGGCACAGGCAGCCTTACAGTAGAAGCAGGCTACAAGCACGGCATCGTATCAAAGGACGACCTTGTGATAGCAGGCGGAACAGTCGAGGTGACAGCTGCCAAAACAGCCATAGAGGGCAAGGATTCTGTAAAGATCGCAGACGGCAGCTTCAAGATAAACGCCGGCACGAACGGGATAGTTTCTTCAAACGAGGAGGATTCATCAAAGGGCTTTGTGTATATCGCAGGCGGCAGCTTTGATATAACAGCCGGCACAGACGGAATTCAGGCACAGACGCTGCTCACGATAGAAGACGGCGAGTATAATATAGTCACCGGCGGTGGCTCGGCAAATGCCACCAAGAAGACAAATGATCTCGGCGGCAAGGGCGGCGGCTTCCAGATGCCGGACGGCAAAGATTTTCAGATGCCGGAGGACGGCGACTTTAAAAAGCCTGACGGCGATTTCCAGCTTCCCGACGGTGAAATTCCGCAGATGCCCGACGGCGAAATGCCGCAGCTTCCTGACGGCGAGATGCCGCAGATGCCTGACGGAAACTTCCCCCAGCGCCCTGACGGCAACAGGAAAGACAGCGGCAAGGTCACACAGCAGACTGACGGCGACAGCACAGGCAGCATAAAAGACAAGCTCGAAACAACAGCCAACGACAAGCAGACAGACACAGCCGACACGCAGGCCAAGGACGCCGACCTTACTGACAGCGAGAGCAGAAAGGGTCTTAAGGGCGGCAGCGGCATAGCGATATCAGGCGGAAAGTTTACTATCGACTCGGCTGATGATACGCTGCACACAAGCGGCAGCGCTGTGATAAGCGGCGGCAGCTTTGACCTTAGCTCGGGCGATGACGGCATACACGCAGACGAGATAATCGAGATATCCTCGGGTACTGTGAACATCATTAAGTCCTACGAGGGTGTTGAGGCAAGATATATCAACATAAACGGCGGCAGCGTGACTGTCAATGCATCTGATGACGGCTTTAACGCATCAGACGGCTCGGGCGGCGGCTTTGGCGGCTTCGGCGCAAAGCAGGCCACTGACAGCGCAGATACACCGTATCTTAAGATAACAAACGGAAAGGTCTATGTCAATGCAAACGGCGACGGGCTCGATTCAAACGGCAATATCTTAATTGAGGGCGGCGATGTAACAGTTGACGGCCCGACAAACGGCGGCAACGGCGCTCTTGACAAGGGCGACGGCAACTACTCGCTCAAGGTGACAGGCGGCACGCTCGCAGCATTCGGTGCGCAGGGCATGGAGGAAGGCTTTACAGATGATTCGACACAGGTCAGCCTGCTCCATAATTTCACATCATCTGTTGCGGCCGGCACAGAGGTCACGGTAAAGGACGAGGACGGAAACGTCATAGCGACCTACACCCCTGCAAAGACATGGCAGAGCATGGCATTCACAAGCGACAAGCTCGTGCAGGGCAAGACATATACCCTCACAGCAGGAGATCAGTCTGAAACTGTAACGCTTGACAGCATAAACACATCTAACTCCACAGGCGGTTTTGGCGGCTTCGGCGGCGGTCAGGGCGGCGGCAGGAGACATTAA
- a CDS encoding PepSY1/2 domain-containing protein has protein sequence MTVSKRFAARAIALTVAVVAVLGVKAGIYHSKAKDYEESLKYSYTSAIEDLSQSADSINSTLEKELYAGTPLMHSKLSAQLMNYASNAKATLTQLPIESMGLSNTYKFLSQVGSFSQAMSEKLARGEKLTDDEYKNLKALHDYSQSLSDTLWELNDRVNSGQTLILPDDEKKGAELIGDSSEIKDYENSFENYPKLIYDGPFSDNILEKESSLLKSLPEVDEDTAKQKCIMTLGINAKDIPNTSTESGKMPSYRFYDDNGGVCCAITKQGGLVSYFLKSRRVNSTDITNDQAIGYAEKFLETLGMVDMESTYYEVYDNVCTINFACVKNDIIMYTDLVKVQVDMSDGGIIGYDARGYIVNHREREKGNGVISPMRAAKEISPVLEQGSHRLCFIPTQGGREVLCYEFECTSDSGRKVLVYINAKTAAEEQILMITENSSGVLTI, from the coding sequence ATGACCGTTTCAAAACGTTTTGCCGCAAGAGCCATAGCCCTGACGGTGGCTGTTGTCGCCGTGCTCGGTGTCAAGGCAGGCATATACCATTCAAAAGCCAAGGACTACGAGGAAAGCCTGAAATACAGCTACACGAGCGCAATTGAAGACCTTTCGCAGTCGGCCGACAGCATCAATTCAACTCTTGAAAAGGAGCTTTATGCCGGCACGCCGCTGATGCACTCAAAGCTCTCGGCGCAGCTGATGAACTATGCATCTAACGCCAAGGCAACGCTGACGCAGCTGCCTATTGAAAGCATGGGGCTGTCAAACACATACAAGTTCCTGTCGCAGGTCGGCAGCTTCTCGCAGGCAATGAGCGAAAAGCTCGCAAGAGGCGAGAAGCTGACAGATGATGAGTACAAAAACCTGAAAGCGCTGCACGACTACTCGCAGTCGCTCTCGGATACGCTGTGGGAGCTAAACGACAGGGTGAATTCCGGGCAGACGCTCATTCTCCCCGATGATGAAAAGAAGGGGGCTGAGCTTATCGGCGACAGCAGCGAGATAAAAGACTATGAGAACAGCTTTGAAAACTACCCAAAGCTGATATACGACGGGCCTTTTTCCGACAACATTTTAGAAAAGGAATCATCGCTTCTTAAGTCTCTGCCGGAGGTCGATGAGGACACAGCAAAGCAGAAATGCATCATGACGCTCGGCATAAACGCCAAGGATATCCCCAACACATCTACAGAGTCCGGAAAAATGCCCTCTTACAGGTTTTATGATGACAACGGGGGCGTGTGCTGCGCAATCACCAAGCAGGGCGGATTGGTTTCATATTTTCTTAAATCAAGGAGAGTAAACTCCACCGACATCACCAACGACCAGGCTATAGGATATGCCGAAAAGTTCCTTGAAACGCTCGGCATGGTGGATATGGAATCGACCTATTATGAGGTCTACGACAATGTCTGCACGATAAACTTCGCCTGCGTCAAGAATGACATCATCATGTACACCGATCTTGTCAAGGTGCAGGTCGATATGTCAGACGGCGGCATAATCGGCTACGATGCGAGAGGCTATATAGTCAACCACCGTGAGCGTGAAAAGGGCAACGGCGTTATCTCCCCCATGCGTGCAGCAAAGGAGATAAGCCCGGTGCTTGAACAGGGCTCGCACAGGCTATGCTTTATACCGACGCAGGGCGGCCGTGAGGTGCTCTGCTATGAGTTTGAATGCACCTCCGATTCCGGCAGAAAGGTGCTCGTATATATAAACGCAAAGACCGCCGCCGAGGAACAGATACTGATGATAACCGAAAACAGCAGCGGCGTGCTGACGATATAA